A stretch of Planococcus citri chromosome 5, ihPlaCitr1.1, whole genome shotgun sequence DNA encodes these proteins:
- the LOC135848498 gene encoding acetylcholine receptor subunit beta-like, which translates to MQTATESPWIAHIYGWSDGMHNGKHFTTLPIKLERNDSHFKSKRCISFADSNEEELECHLLSKTNITKPSSGTFLLGPQVDMMISYTDLNIENGILVTKGELVMNWEDERMVWDPKKFGNQSAIKIEKDAMWKPCFVLSNEVFQDSLSNESYVGDLENTTCNSGWVYLKVFSNGNMTWASPMNLETKCNMSFNSWPWNPQTCHLNFTINTLDVTLNLSQKIELSGTLWRITKITRKHTTQNDFRCTVEITLKMKSNLLQVIVCFLFTGVSLVTLSSFLISPLNRTKPVSKASSLLLLVIFLVILMNSIPHFTTHASNFVVGYVVLLLMVGISGCITAYYVRLARKLLSYNAFLDMKISHPEENRYENDTMKTGLIETITSADDESSNKSQNEWLKVAKIIEYSSFTISLIVVLLLMTSLMS; encoded by the exons ATGCAA ACTGCAACTGAATCACCATGGATAGCCCATATATATGGCTGGAGCGACGGCATGCACAATGGCAAACATTTCACAACCTTACCTATTAAATTAGAGAGAAACGACAGTCATTTCAAATCCAAAAGATGCATCTCCTTTGCAG ACAGCAATGAAGAAGAGCTCGAGTGCCACTTACTTTCAAAAACCAATATCACTAAACCATCATCTGGAACATTTCTGTTAGGCCCACAAGTAGATATGATGATCTCATATACAGatttg aatattgaaaatggaataCTTGTAACAAAAGGAGAACTAGTAATG AATTGGGAAGATGAACGAATGGTCTGGGACCCGAAGAAATTTGGAAATCAGTCtgctataaaaattgaaaaagatgcaATGTGGAAACCATGTTTTGTATTGAGCAA cgagGTATTTCAAGATTCTCTAAGTAATGAATCATACGTTGGTGACTTGGAGAATACAACATGCAACAGTGGTTGGGTTTAtttgaaagtattttcaaatGGCAATATGACCTGGGCTTCGCCAATGAATCTTGAAACAAAATGTAACATGAGCTTTAATAGTTGGCCATGGAATCCTCAAACATGCCACCTCAATTTCACAATTAATACATTAGATGTGACTTTGAATTTATCTCAA AAGATAGAGCTGTCTGGAACTCTATGGAGAATCACCAAAATAACCAGAAAGCACACCACACAAAACGATTTCAGATGCACAGTTGAAAtcacattgaaaatgaaaagcaattTGTTGCAGGTCATAGTGTGTTTCTTATTTACAG GTGTCAGTTTAGTAACATTGTCATCATTTTTGATATCACCATTAAATAGGACCAAACCGGTTTCAAAAGCATCATCTCTGCTACTTCTTGTAATCTTCCTGGTAATATTGATGAATTCAATACCTCATTTCACCACACATGCTTCTAATTTTG TGGTCGGATACGTCGTGTTATTATTAATGGTGGGAATATCTGGCTGTATCACTGCCTACTATGTTCGATTAGCAAGAAAATTACTTTCATATAACGCGTTTCTGGACATG aaaatctcACACCCGGAAGAAAACAGATACGAAAATGACACCATGAAAACAGGATTGATAGAAACCATTACATCCGCAGATGACGAATCGTCGAACAAATCCCAAAATGAATGGTTAAAAGTAGCTAAGATCATTGAATATTCATCATTTACGATTTCCTTGATTGTTGTTCTACTTCTTATGACGAGTTTGATGAGTTGA
- the LOC135847704 gene encoding uncharacterized protein LOC135847704, translated as MIFDQSPVKFYVIFQIFLSVTYTNGYNCETHTYFPGFRGLTEPPINYEENLKCYLFSKLNQHTRPTWADTNATKITIRSWYVNLDTLNGIFELRGLINMEWLDQRLTWKPNKYNGQYSLNITDDLIWIPKIQLINNPAFAYEEFLGAGNTTALNHGVISHSAPFNIRTRCKIGADESRFLNTHNCQLNFRMNVIHSDFTFSKRTYSDITSPWTITNTQYTYLEENDETESVSVNVTLKRDILSTCVKFARNNTVEQLRCHLLTNYNSSHAPIHGYLDLSEFTIHYADVHASGMFQLFGDLEVKWEDPQLTWEPSKYDNINSLDIKNDTRRIWKPAFASMNDVFPNKKPLLSSGHFTTVSNYGLVTLVARAINILATCDIKTKNLPWVNQKCYLEYKTDLFNKLTPPIFQYGHKSSDMESPWTVENRDSWREYEFENNNSYAVGEPVVFSRKMSQYQSTRCILFANTYEEQLKCNLLSNVNSSRPPQQAFLLGPRVDMMVSYANLNIEKGIFLMKAILVMNWTDERMAWNPEKFGNQSVLNVEEEAVWKPCFVLNRKWFQDSLSNSSHDEGHFVILSGPREHENWTWTSQEKLDTRCNTGGGYLKAFSNGNMSWAPPMDLFARCYMASNSWPWNPQTCQFNFTFNTVNLNLNLSRTMLPGALWTVTNIARKLPCHSVFKCAFEITLEKKSDPLQIVLRLLFTGVSLVTLLSFLISPMNRIKLASKISSLMLLVIFLVMLMNSIPHFITYARNFLIGYVVLLLMVGISSGATAYYVRLARKSISYNALLNMKFSCPKENEYENDTMKTELIEAIMPADVESSNKSQNEWLKVAMIIEYSSFTICLIIVVLLTISLMN; from the exons ATGATTTTCGACCAAAGTCCGgtgaaattttacgtaatttttcaaatttttctcagcgTAACTTACACAAATGGATACAACTGCGAAACCCACACCT attttccagGTTTTCGAGGCTTAACGGAACCCCCCATCAACTACGAAGAAAACCTTAAATGCTACCTGTTCTCAAAGCTTAATCAACACACACGTCCTACATGGGCCGATACAAACGCCACCAAAATCACTATTCGCAGTTGGTATGTGAATTTG GATACTTTAAACGGCATCTTTGAATTACGCGGATTGAtaaatatg GAATGGCTCGATCAACGACTCACTTGGAAACCAAACAAATACAATGGCCAATACTCTCTGAATATCACAGATGATCTAATTTGGATACCCAAAATACAACTTATTAATAA tccaGCTTTTGCCTATGAAGAGTTCCTCGGTGCTGGAAATACGACTGCGTTAAATCATGGAGTAATATCGCACTCTGCACCTTTCAATATACGAACCCGGTGTAAAATCGGAGCAGATGAGTCTCGATTCTTGAATACGCACAATTGCCAGCTCAACTTCAGAATGAACGTTATACactcagatttcacattttcaaag CGTACTTACTCGGATATAACATCACCATGGACTATCACAAATACCCAATACACATATCTCgaagaaaatgatgaaacagAATCAGTGTCAGTGAACGTGACATTAAAAAGGGACATATTGTCCACATGCGTCAAATTTGCAA GAAACAACACAGTTGAACAACTCAGATGTCACTTGTTAACAAATTATAATTCCTCTCATGCTCCTATACACGGTTATCTTGACCTCTCGGAGTTCACAATTCATTATGCTGACGTA CATGCCTCAGGAATGTTTCAGTTATTTGGAGATTTGGAAGTG AAATGGGAAGATCCTCAATTAACCTGGGAACCAAGCAAATACGATAATATTAATTCTCTAGATATTAAGAATGATACTCGTCGAATATGGAAACCAGCATTTGCATCGATGAa CGACGTATTTCCCAACAAGAAACCGTTACTAAGTTCTGGCCATTTTACTACAGTATCAAATTACGGACTTGTTACACTTGTGGCGAGAGCTATCAATATTCTAGCGACATGTgacatcaaaacaaaaaatttgccaTGGGTAAATCAAAAATGTTACCTCGAATATAAAACTGACTTATTCAATAAACTCACTCCACCCATATTTCAATATGGACATAAATCTTCTGACATGGAATCACCATGGACGGTCGAAAACCGAGATAGCTGGAGGGAGTATGAATTCGAGAATAACAATTCTTACGCAGTAGGAGAACCCGTTGTATTTTCCCGAAAGATGAGTCAATATCAATCCACACGATGCATCTTGTTTGCAA aCACATATGAAGAACAACTTAAATGCAATTTATTATCAAACGTTAACTCTAGCAGACCTCCACAGCAAGCGTTTCTCTTAGGTCCAAGAGTAGATATGATGGTGTCATACGCGAATTTG AATATTGAAAAAGGAATATTTCTAATGAAAGCAATACTAGTAATG AATTGGACAGATGAACGAATGGCCTGGAACccagaaaaatttggaaaccaGTCGGTTTTAAACGTCGAGGAAGAAGCAGTGTGGAAACCATGCTTCGTATTGAACAG aaagtggtTTCAAGATTCCCTAAGCAACAGTTCACACGATGAAGGTCACTTTGTGATACTATCAGGGCCACGCGAGCACGAAAACTGGACCTGGACGTCGCAAGAGAAGCTAGACACAAGATGTAACACTGGTGGGGGTtatttgaaagcattttcaaatGGTAACATGTCCTGGGCTCCACCAATGGATCTATTTGCAAGATGTTACATGGCTTCCAATAGTTGGCCATGGAATCCTCAAACGTGCCAATTCAATTTCACATTCAATACAGTAaatctgaatttgaatttatctCGA accaTGTTACCTGGAGCCCTATGGACCGTAACCAATATAGCAAGAAAACTTCCGTGTCATAGCGTTTTCAAATGCGCTTTTGAAATCACCTTGGAAAAGAAAAGCGATCCATTACAGATCGTATTAAGATTGTTATTCACAG GTGTCAGTTTAGTAACGCTATTGTCATTTTTGATATCGCCTATGAATAGGATTAAACTGGCTTCAAAAATATCATCCTTGATgcttcttgtaatttttctagTAATGTTGATGAATTCAATTCCTCATTTCATCACATATGCTCGTAATTTCT TGATCGGATACGTTGTGTTATTATTAATGGTAGGAATATCCAGCGGTGCCACTGCCTACTATGTCCGATTGgcaagaaaatcaatttcatataATGCACTGCTGAACATg aaattctCATGTCCCAAAGAAAATGAATACGAAAATGACACAATGAAAACAGAACTGATAGAAGCCATAATGCCTGCGGATGTCGAATCGTCGAATAAATCCCAAAATGAATGGCTGAAAGTAGCAATGATCATTGAATATTCGTCGTTTACGATTTGTTTGATTATTGTTGTGCTTCTTACGATAAGtttaatgaattga